The following proteins are encoded in a genomic region of Alnus glutinosa chromosome 8, dhAlnGlut1.1, whole genome shotgun sequence:
- the LOC133875128 gene encoding nuclear transcription factor Y subunit C-2: MDQSEQTQNQPQQQPVVGVAAGASQMAYGPPYQTAPMVASGTPAVTVPSPTQPPTTFANSSHQLAYQQAQHFHHQQQQQQQQQLQMFWANQMQEIEQTTDFKNHSLPLARIKKIMKADEDVRMISAEAPVIFAKACEMFILELTLRSWIHTEENKRRTLQKNDIAAAISRTDVFDFLVDIIPRDELKEEGLGVTKGTIPVVGSPADIPYYYVPPQHAMGPTGMIMGKPVDQGAMYATQQPRPPMAFMPWPQAQQQQPPQQQQTDS; the protein is encoded by the coding sequence ATGGATCAATCAGAACAGACACAAAATCAGCCACAGCAGCAGCCTGTGGTGGGAGTTGCAGCAGGTGCCAGCCAAATGGCCTATGGTCCTCCCTATCAAACTGCTCCCATGGTGGCATCTGGAACTCCTGCTGTAACTGTTCCATCTCCAACCCAGCCCCCCACAACTTTTGCTAATTCCTCACACCAGCTTGCCTACCAGCAAGCCCAGCACTTCCACCATcaacagcagcagcaacaacaacagcagcTTCAGATGTTCTGGGCCAACCAAATGCAGGAAATTGAGCAAACAACAGACTTCAAGAATCACAGCCTACCTCTTGCTCGgattaagaaaataatgaaagcTGATGAGGATGTTCGAATGATCTCGGCAGAGGCTCCAGTCATATTTGCAAAGGCATGTGAAATGTTCATATTGGAGTTGACTTTGCGCTCTTGGATCCACACAGAAGAGAACAAAAGGAGGACATTACAAAAGAATGATATTGCAGCTGCCATTTCGAGGACTGATGTCTTTGATTTCTTGGTTGATATTATTCCAAGAGATGAATTGAAAGAGGAGGGACTTGGGGTCACCAAGGGTACTATTCCAGTAGTGGGTTCCCCGGCTGATATTCCATATTATTACGTCCCACCGCAGCATGCCATGGGACCTACAGGAATGATCATGGGAAAGCCAGTTGACCAAGGAGCGATGTATGCTACGCAACAGCCTCGACCGCCTATGGCTTTCATGCCGTGGCCACAGGCTCAACAGCAGCAACCGCCCCAACAGCAGCAAACAGACTCTTGA